The Xanthocytophaga agilis genome has a window encoding:
- a CDS encoding ROK family protein, translating into MTPNSKAAIAIDMGGTTLKIGIVHQGKIVTVHKQPASSRASLESILNELVPVINDLIRQTSIVPYGIGIAFPGIVDSPNKRILSDYVKYPNAKDIDLTDWAVTHWNIPLAIENDARAALVGEWQYGAGKLSNDLVLVTLGTGFGSAVIMDGRLVRGRNYLAGNLGGHMTINLDGRVCNCGNIGCLETESSGWALQDLVESSPIFPSSTLARQEEINFQTLFQQAKIGDSLANKLVHHSLKAWALGIINLIHAYDPEKVIVGGGIMHNSEIIIPYVKHMEQKHSWSKNNNVSIVAAEQIEFAALLGMDYLLTSYTH; encoded by the coding sequence ATGACACCAAATTCCAAAGCAGCGATAGCTATTGACATGGGAGGCACTACCCTTAAGATTGGTATTGTGCACCAGGGAAAAATCGTAACGGTTCACAAACAACCCGCCTCCTCCCGTGCCAGTCTCGAAAGCATTCTCAACGAACTGGTACCGGTAATCAATGATCTGATTCGTCAGACATCCATAGTACCCTATGGGATAGGCATTGCCTTTCCGGGTATTGTAGACAGTCCAAACAAACGTATTCTGTCTGACTATGTCAAATATCCCAATGCCAAAGATATCGATCTTACAGACTGGGCAGTAACTCACTGGAATATCCCTCTGGCTATTGAGAATGATGCACGGGCAGCCCTGGTAGGAGAATGGCAATATGGAGCAGGCAAATTATCCAATGATCTGGTACTGGTTACATTGGGTACTGGGTTTGGCTCAGCAGTTATCATGGATGGCCGACTAGTACGCGGCAGAAATTACCTGGCAGGCAATCTGGGTGGACATATGACTATTAACCTGGATGGTCGTGTGTGCAACTGTGGAAATATTGGTTGTCTGGAAACCGAAAGTTCTGGCTGGGCACTACAGGATCTGGTCGAAAGTTCGCCTATCTTTCCGTCCAGCACGTTAGCCAGACAGGAGGAGATAAACTTCCAAACCTTGTTTCAGCAAGCTAAAATAGGCGATTCACTTGCCAATAAACTAGTGCATCATAGCCTGAAGGCCTGGGCTCTGGGGATTATCAATCTGATTCATGCCTATGATCCTGAAAAAGTGATTGTTGGCGGTGGCATCATGCATAATAGTGAAATTATAATCCCTTATGTAAAACACATGGAGCAAAAACACAGCTGGAGTAAAAACAATAATGTCTCCATTGTCGCTGCCGAACAGATTGAATTTGCGGCTTTGCTAGGAATGGATTATCTACTAACCAGCTATACTCATTAA
- a CDS encoding SDR family NAD(P)-dependent oxidoreductase: MTTNKIALVTGGSRGIGKDIALSLAKKGTDVIITYHSQQTEAESVVTQLKDLGRKAAALRLNTADTSTFDAFYTKLTSVLKNTFETDHFDFLINNAGTSHTSPIATQTEEEFDQMYAIHLKGVFFLTQKMLPLLNNAGRVINMSSAVARISYPGVSAYSIMKGGMDVFTRNLAAELGPRGITVNSIAPGAVFGGGAMTDTPEMRAFAAQISALGRIALPDDIGGIAAFLCSEDARWINGQRIEATGGVGL, encoded by the coding sequence ATGACAACAAATAAAATTGCGCTGGTTACCGGCGGTAGCCGCGGTATCGGCAAAGACATAGCTTTGAGCCTGGCAAAAAAAGGAACTGACGTTATCATTACCTATCATAGCCAGCAAACAGAAGCCGAATCGGTAGTAACTCAACTAAAAGACTTAGGTCGCAAAGCCGCAGCACTGCGTTTGAATACGGCAGACACCAGCACCTTTGACGCATTTTACACCAAACTTACATCGGTTCTAAAGAATACTTTTGAGACAGATCATTTTGATTTTCTAATCAACAATGCCGGTACGAGTCATACTTCACCTATTGCCACCCAAACCGAAGAAGAGTTTGATCAGATGTATGCTATTCACCTGAAAGGTGTATTCTTTCTGACTCAGAAAATGCTTCCCTTACTCAACAATGCAGGTCGTGTTATTAATATGTCTTCGGCAGTGGCACGTATCAGCTATCCGGGCGTCTCTGCCTACAGTATTATGAAAGGGGGCATGGACGTGTTTACCCGAAATCTGGCAGCCGAGCTTGGACCAAGAGGGATTACTGTCAATTCGATTGCTCCTGGAGCTGTGTTTGGAGGAGGCGCCATGACCGATACACCTGAGATGAGAGCCTTTGCTGCCCAGATTTCCGCACTAGGTCGTATAGCACTACCTGACGATATAGGGGGCATTGCAGCCTTTCTGTGTAGTGAGGATGCCCGATGGATCAACGGCCAGCGTATTGAAGCAACCGGGGGAGTAGGACTCTAA
- a CDS encoding helix-turn-helix transcriptional regulator, which translates to MKTASLTELYEEITLCTHTDLTALLPSDIQNQVGHFNLFDINNLFKNIQQTPASPYPCRSFYKISLTIGASQVIYPNKVFDIKQAALIFSTPKMPFYWHPFEMNLSGKFCVFTAEFLQPLKSGVVLDELPIFDENEYPVFVLSDEQCMRAMAIFQRMQEELKSDYAYKYDLLRTYVLELIHFGQKLQPATTLHPTHSASARITSLFIELLEQQFPIETPQQQVRLRTAKEYADVLAVHVNHLNKILKQETGRTTTDLISERIAQEAQVLLKKTHWTMAEISDSLGFTDVAHFSHFFKRQTLLSPAAFRAEGNTRKPKSDRGLIYTKDGLRYTKQI; encoded by the coding sequence ATGAAAACAGCTTCATTGACCGAATTGTATGAAGAAATCACTCTCTGTACCCATACGGATCTGACTGCACTTTTACCCAGTGATATTCAGAATCAGGTAGGCCACTTTAATCTGTTTGATATCAATAACCTGTTTAAAAATATTCAGCAAACACCTGCCTCTCCCTATCCATGCCGATCGTTTTACAAGATAAGCCTTACCATTGGAGCCAGTCAGGTGATATACCCCAACAAGGTTTTCGATATTAAACAAGCTGCTTTGATTTTCTCCACGCCTAAAATGCCCTTCTACTGGCATCCATTTGAGATGAACCTATCAGGTAAGTTTTGTGTCTTTACCGCGGAATTTTTGCAACCGCTAAAAAGTGGGGTTGTGCTGGATGAACTACCGATCTTTGACGAAAACGAATATCCTGTATTTGTACTTTCTGATGAGCAGTGTATGCGGGCAATGGCTATTTTTCAGCGGATGCAGGAAGAACTGAAATCGGACTATGCCTACAAATATGACCTGTTGCGAACCTATGTGCTGGAACTGATTCACTTTGGACAAAAATTGCAGCCTGCCACAACCCTTCATCCTACTCATAGTGCATCGGCACGAATCACGTCACTCTTTATTGAATTACTGGAACAACAATTTCCGATTGAGACCCCACAACAACAGGTGCGTTTACGTACAGCTAAAGAGTACGCAGATGTGCTGGCCGTTCATGTAAATCATCTGAATAAGATTCTCAAACAAGAAACAGGACGTACCACAACCGATCTGATTTCCGAACGCATTGCACAGGAGGCGCAGGTTTTGTTAAAGAAAACACATTGGACTATGGCAGAAATCTCAGACAGTCTTGGATTTACAGACGTTGCGCACTTCTCCCATTTCTTCAAACGTCAGACCCTGCTTTCTCCAGCCGCTTTCCGGGCAGAAGGTAATACCAGAAAGCCTAAATCAGACAGAGGATTGATTTATACAAAAGACGGATTGAGGTATACAAAACAAATCTGA
- a CDS encoding class I mannose-6-phosphate isomerase, with translation MSSHYDKFPKTTVSADSQQVISGWPAILDALTNQLQELQKQRVILVVDTYQGVNHTEAESAFRSLPHTAFFKSTDAFKSVEQCRQMVDPDLTDDPVFGRITNLTIKDFFEEEKVSAIQAQIQAIRTGLVIVYGEGASYVAPQPDLLLYLDMPRWEIQLRMRQKQVSNLGADNATEAFSRLYKQSYFIDWRVLDLHKKTLFTRLNYYLDTVQAEVPKMVSGSTYLESLSQLVKQPFRPVPFFDPGPWGGQWMKEVMGLDSSVVNFAWGFDCVPEENSLLLAFGDISLETPAINLVFLHAQALLGEHVHAVFGEEFPIRFDMLDTMDGGNLSLQVHPTREYIHEHFSMPYTQDESYYFLDAKPDAFVYLGVKEGIDPDRMITALEDAQHSGNPFDADEYVNKWAVKKHDHALIPAGTIHCSGKNSMVLEISATPYIFTFKLWDWGRMGLDGKPRPIHIEHGRKVIQWERDQNWTAQQLLDQIEILASGEGWKEERTGLHALEFIETRRHWFTTKVSHHTQGTVHVLNLVEGDQVLVESPTQAFAPFEVHYAETFVVPAAVGEYTVRPIGNSSMYATMKAYVRNPIP, from the coding sequence ATGTCATCTCATTACGATAAATTTCCTAAAACAACTGTCTCTGCAGATTCTCAACAGGTTATTAGTGGTTGGCCTGCTATTTTAGATGCACTCACCAATCAGTTACAGGAACTCCAAAAACAACGGGTGATCCTTGTTGTGGATACCTATCAGGGTGTCAATCATACAGAAGCAGAAAGCGCCTTTCGGTCTTTGCCACATACTGCCTTTTTTAAAAGTACGGATGCCTTTAAATCCGTAGAGCAATGCAGGCAAATGGTCGATCCGGACTTAACCGATGACCCTGTGTTTGGTAGAATTACCAATCTAACAATCAAGGATTTCTTTGAGGAAGAGAAAGTATCAGCTATTCAGGCACAAATTCAGGCTATCCGGACAGGACTGGTAATTGTGTATGGAGAGGGAGCTTCGTATGTAGCGCCACAACCAGACCTGTTGCTGTATCTGGATATGCCACGCTGGGAGATTCAACTGCGGATGCGACAAAAGCAGGTAAGCAACCTGGGAGCAGATAATGCAACTGAAGCATTTTCCCGTTTGTATAAACAAAGTTACTTTATTGACTGGCGGGTACTCGACCTACACAAAAAGACATTATTTACCCGTCTGAATTACTACCTGGATACCGTACAGGCAGAGGTTCCGAAAATGGTATCCGGATCTACCTATCTGGAGAGTCTTTCTCAACTGGTAAAACAACCCTTCCGACCTGTACCGTTTTTTGATCCGGGTCCTTGGGGAGGACAATGGATGAAAGAGGTGATGGGTCTGGATAGCTCTGTAGTTAACTTTGCCTGGGGGTTTGACTGTGTACCAGAGGAAAACAGCCTGCTTCTGGCTTTTGGAGACATCTCACTGGAAACACCTGCTATCAATCTGGTTTTCCTGCATGCCCAAGCTTTACTTGGAGAGCATGTACATGCTGTTTTTGGAGAAGAGTTTCCAATCCGGTTTGACATGCTCGATACCATGGATGGAGGCAACCTAAGTCTTCAGGTCCATCCTACCCGAGAATATATCCATGAACACTTTTCGATGCCTTATACGCAGGATGAAAGCTATTACTTTCTGGATGCCAAACCCGATGCCTTTGTCTATCTTGGGGTGAAAGAAGGAATTGACCCTGACCGGATGATTACTGCACTAGAGGACGCACAACATTCTGGTAATCCGTTTGATGCAGATGAATATGTAAACAAGTGGGCTGTCAAAAAACACGATCATGCCTTGATCCCGGCAGGAACCATCCATTGTTCTGGCAAAAACAGCATGGTACTTGAAATCAGTGCCACCCCCTATATCTTTACTTTCAAGCTTTGGGACTGGGGAAGAATGGGACTCGATGGAAAACCGCGGCCAATTCACATTGAACACGGACGCAAGGTTATTCAATGGGAACGGGATCAAAACTGGACAGCTCAGCAGCTTCTGGACCAGATTGAAATACTAGCTAGTGGCGAAGGCTGGAAAGAAGAACGTACCGGACTACATGCACTGGAATTTATCGAAACACGAAGACACTGGTTTACGACTAAGGTTTCCCACCATACACAAGGTACTGTCCATGTACTGAATCTGGTAGAAGGAGATCAGGTACTGGTGGAAAGTCCAACACAGGCATTCGCTCCGTTTGAGGTTCATTATGCAGAAACATTTGTTGTCCCTGCTGCTGTGGGAGAATATACCGTTCGTCCTATTGGGAATTCATCCATGTATGCAACAATGAAAGCGTATGTGAGAAATCCGATACCCTAA
- a CDS encoding GH92 family glycosyl hydrolase has product MTIAEHFSYARRKWLFYLIFLCLPLPGVWGQSHVIWQIGSQDGKGTEFALAPSRFSQFLNQDFGWEDRYYLIGRSSPATDWPYALPGPADGWGGTGPTSGVRYQQLSILFGIDQKPATGNWKLILNLLDNAATNPPLFKVSINGHATTYQLPAGGGDSSLTGNLFRAKKYTLEVPFRTEWLQSGNEITLTILQGSWLLFDQIRLEGPQNVKITQPSQVFVRTIQPAAYQIEKDGKPYQPLLIDLEHLSGKPRLSVWLDKVKIQEETIETGRYQLEAPMPAVTQNKQSEYEIKLDGKTLLKGKVARSAQPLITPADYVDTQMGSAHSRWMIAPGPWMPFSMVKLSPDNQPAGWQAGYDPSIESIGSFSHIHEWTMAAIGIMPVNGPLKIQVGDPQHPGQGYRSRMDKASEQAPLGYYKVHLTDYDIQAELTATTRCGFQRYTFPNRKDSRVMVDFQIPAEYTYHIEELEVKQKNDHTIEGFSKQKTPDAWSGGVDQEYTIYFVIEFDQPIRQLGTWINDSIQNTNQIHRIKPAHAGAYAEFDTEQNKVVQVRSALSLVSLENARLNLETEVVKPFGWDFNAVRQAQVKTWNELLSRLQISTSDRREKVRFYTNMYRALCSRNTWSDVNGQWVDATEKVHQFANPKDVALGCDAFWNTFWNLNQFWNLVTPEWSSRWVKSQLAMYDANGWLAKGPAGMEYIPVMVAEHEIPLVVSAYQMGIRDYDVNKALAATIKTQTTLPEKVGNGLAGNADLQPYLTHKFVPYDKGRFSNSLEYAFDDYCVAQFAKSLGQQASYKQFSDRANWWQNAINPKTGYAHLRGSDGNWQANFDPFKSGANEHYVEGNAWQLTFFVPQNVPALAKIIGQNEFIKRLNWGFTESEKLRFNAPGDQYWDYPVIQGNQQSMHFAFLFNWVKQPWLTQQWSRSIVDRYYGSGVSNAYLGDEDQGQMSAWFIMAALGLFQTDGGCRIDPIYEIGSPLYSKVVIDLGSQYGRGKSFTIEAHNASRTNKFVQKAVLNGKELNACWFSASALLKGGSLVLEMGPQPNKNWGIIPPPVAE; this is encoded by the coding sequence ATGACTATAGCTGAACACTTCTCTTATGCCAGAAGGAAATGGCTTTTTTATCTGATATTTCTCTGCCTTCCACTACCAGGTGTATGGGGACAGTCCCATGTAATCTGGCAGATTGGCTCTCAGGATGGCAAGGGAACAGAGTTTGCGCTGGCTCCCTCCCGTTTCAGTCAATTCCTCAACCAGGATTTTGGCTGGGAAGACCGTTACTATCTGATTGGTCGCTCCTCTCCTGCTACTGACTGGCCCTATGCGCTGCCTGGTCCGGCGGACGGATGGGGTGGCACAGGCCCTACTTCCGGTGTTCGGTATCAGCAACTTAGTATTCTGTTTGGGATCGACCAGAAGCCTGCTACTGGTAACTGGAAACTGATTCTGAATCTGCTTGACAATGCAGCTACCAATCCTCCCCTTTTCAAGGTTAGCATCAATGGGCATGCTACCACATATCAGCTTCCTGCTGGTGGTGGGGATTCCTCCTTGACAGGCAATCTGTTTCGTGCAAAAAAATATACGCTGGAAGTACCTTTTCGTACTGAATGGCTTCAATCAGGCAACGAAATCACCTTAACCATTCTGCAAGGCTCCTGGTTATTGTTTGACCAGATACGACTGGAAGGGCCACAAAATGTAAAGATAACCCAACCCTCTCAGGTGTTTGTCCGCACGATACAACCTGCTGCCTATCAGATTGAAAAAGACGGCAAACCCTATCAGCCTCTGCTGATAGATCTGGAACATCTGTCAGGCAAACCCCGTCTGAGTGTATGGCTGGATAAGGTAAAAATACAGGAAGAGACCATTGAAACAGGACGTTACCAACTGGAAGCACCTATGCCTGCGGTGACACAAAACAAACAAAGTGAGTATGAAATAAAGCTGGATGGCAAAACACTACTAAAAGGTAAAGTAGCACGTTCAGCACAACCCCTAATCACTCCGGCAGACTATGTTGACACACAGATGGGGTCAGCCCATTCCCGCTGGATGATAGCTCCCGGCCCCTGGATGCCTTTCAGCATGGTAAAGCTCAGTCCTGATAATCAACCCGCCGGATGGCAGGCAGGCTATGACCCGAGCATTGAAAGCATTGGCTCGTTTAGCCACATTCATGAATGGACAATGGCAGCTATTGGCATTATGCCAGTCAATGGTCCGCTCAAAATACAGGTAGGCGATCCCCAACATCCCGGACAAGGCTATCGATCCCGTATGGATAAAGCATCCGAACAAGCCCCATTGGGTTATTACAAAGTTCATCTGACTGATTATGACATTCAGGCTGAACTAACCGCTACAACCCGTTGCGGATTTCAGCGCTATACCTTCCCTAACCGGAAAGATTCTCGGGTGATGGTCGACTTTCAGATTCCGGCTGAGTATACCTATCATATTGAAGAACTGGAAGTGAAACAGAAAAATGATCACACCATAGAAGGCTTCAGCAAGCAGAAAACACCTGATGCCTGGTCTGGAGGAGTGGATCAGGAGTATACCATTTATTTTGTCATTGAGTTTGATCAACCGATACGACAACTAGGTACATGGATCAATGATTCGATACAAAACACCAATCAGATCCATCGCATAAAACCTGCCCATGCAGGAGCTTATGCCGAATTTGATACCGAGCAAAACAAAGTTGTACAGGTCCGTTCGGCTCTTTCACTGGTCAGCCTGGAAAATGCCCGGCTCAATCTGGAAACCGAGGTAGTCAAGCCATTTGGATGGGACTTTAATGCAGTGCGTCAGGCTCAGGTTAAAACCTGGAATGAACTGTTATCCCGCCTTCAGATCAGCACCAGCGACAGAAGAGAAAAGGTTCGGTTTTATACCAATATGTATCGTGCTCTCTGTAGCCGCAATACCTGGAGTGATGTCAATGGCCAATGGGTAGATGCAACAGAGAAAGTTCACCAGTTTGCCAATCCAAAAGATGTAGCACTAGGTTGTGATGCCTTCTGGAATACATTCTGGAACCTGAACCAGTTCTGGAATCTGGTTACCCCGGAATGGTCATCCCGATGGGTTAAATCCCAGCTGGCAATGTATGATGCCAATGGCTGGCTGGCTAAAGGCCCTGCAGGAATGGAATATATTCCGGTGATGGTTGCCGAACACGAAATTCCGCTTGTGGTCAGTGCTTATCAGATGGGTATTCGGGATTATGATGTAAACAAAGCGTTGGCTGCAACCATTAAAACACAAACCACCCTGCCTGAAAAGGTAGGAAACGGCTTAGCAGGCAATGCAGACCTGCAACCCTATCTTACCCACAAGTTTGTTCCTTATGATAAGGGACGTTTTTCAAATTCACTGGAATACGCCTTTGATGACTATTGTGTAGCACAATTTGCCAAATCACTTGGCCAGCAAGCTTCTTATAAGCAATTTTCAGATCGTGCCAACTGGTGGCAAAATGCCATCAATCCCAAAACAGGGTATGCCCACCTGAGAGGTTCGGATGGTAACTGGCAGGCAAACTTTGATCCCTTTAAATCAGGCGCAAATGAGCATTACGTCGAAGGCAATGCATGGCAGCTCACGTTCTTTGTTCCTCAGAATGTACCTGCACTGGCAAAGATCATTGGACAGAACGAATTTATCAAAAGGCTCAACTGGGGCTTTACAGAAAGTGAAAAGCTCCGGTTTAATGCACCCGGAGATCAGTACTGGGACTATCCGGTTATACAGGGAAATCAGCAGTCAATGCATTTTGCATTTCTGTTTAACTGGGTAAAACAACCCTGGCTTACCCAGCAGTGGAGCCGTTCTATTGTAGATCGTTATTATGGATCAGGAGTTTCCAATGCTTACTTAGGAGACGAGGATCAGGGACAGATGAGTGCCTGGTTTATCATGGCTGCACTGGGATTATTTCAGACAGATGGTGGTTGCCGGATTGATCCTATCTATGAAATTGGCAGCCCTCTCTATTCCAAAGTAGTGATTGACTTAGGCAGTCAGTATGGCCGGGGAAAATCGTTTACCATTGAAGCACACAATGCATCCCGAACCAACAAGTTTGTTCAAAAAGCTGTATTAAATGGCAAAGAATTAAACGCCTGCTGGTTTTCAGCCAGTGCACTCCTCAAAGGAGGAAGCCTGGTACTGGAAATGGGACCACAACCCAATAAAAACTGGGGCATTATACCACCGCCAGTTGCTGAATAA
- a CDS encoding amylo-alpha-1,6-glucosidase, with protein MSKNISLLILIGIVLLGSCQSKQPPTHSLADSILANPSYATVKKLSLDIVKTGFNAGDGYGEVWIRDYNTFIELSAKVSPQQALRENLEVFFRLQGKDGNIVDGFIPRQKAAGGYDYIYSDLEPRYAGHKNTVETDQESSLVQAVYKYITVTKDTTFLTAKIGDKTIADRLEAAMDYLLTHRLDTTHGLLYGATTVDWGDVQPEHDWGVFITDQTHYTLDIYDNAMFIIALDNLIHLLPQKQQRWKTVRQSIAANCRKHLWDAKKQKFKPHIYLTSSPFPKEFNEDSIYYHGGTAIAIEADLLSKDEIKASLQHMIENVKASGAKTIGLTVYPPYPQGYFKNKGMYPYGYQNGGDWDWFGGRMIQQLVRYGFIEEAIQQLKPMADRAVKNKGFYEWYTPQNKPEGSGTFRGSAGVLYKAITLLEEWAEQQKVTEKQ; from the coding sequence ATGTCTAAAAATATATCGTTACTGATTCTTATAGGGATTGTATTACTTGGTTCATGCCAGTCAAAGCAACCCCCAACCCATTCCCTTGCAGATTCCATTCTAGCTAATCCATCTTATGCGACAGTGAAAAAGTTGTCACTGGATATAGTCAAAACCGGATTCAATGCCGGAGACGGGTATGGAGAGGTGTGGATACGGGACTACAACACCTTTATTGAGCTATCCGCCAAAGTATCCCCTCAACAGGCTTTGCGCGAAAATCTCGAAGTGTTTTTCCGGCTTCAGGGCAAAGATGGCAATATCGTAGATGGATTTATTCCACGACAAAAAGCAGCAGGAGGCTACGACTATATCTATTCTGACCTGGAACCCCGCTATGCCGGACATAAAAATACGGTAGAGACGGATCAGGAATCTTCGCTGGTTCAGGCTGTGTACAAATACATAACTGTTACCAAAGACACCACGTTTCTCACTGCAAAAATCGGAGACAAAACTATCGCAGACCGGTTGGAAGCAGCGATGGATTATCTTTTGACTCACCGTCTGGATACAACACATGGACTTCTATACGGAGCAACTACAGTGGACTGGGGCGATGTACAACCTGAACATGACTGGGGGGTATTTATTACCGATCAGACTCACTATACCCTTGACATCTATGACAATGCCATGTTTATCATTGCACTGGACAATCTGATTCACCTGTTACCACAAAAACAACAACGCTGGAAAACTGTCCGTCAGTCTATCGCAGCTAACTGCAGGAAACATCTCTGGGATGCGAAGAAGCAAAAATTCAAACCACATATTTATCTCACGTCCTCCCCATTTCCGAAAGAGTTTAATGAAGATAGTATTTACTATCATGGAGGAACAGCTATTGCGATAGAAGCCGACCTGCTATCCAAAGATGAAATCAAAGCTTCCCTTCAACACATGATCGAAAATGTAAAAGCCAGTGGAGCAAAAACCATTGGACTTACAGTCTATCCTCCCTATCCGCAAGGGTATTTCAAAAACAAGGGAATGTATCCCTATGGCTATCAGAACGGAGGCGACTGGGACTGGTTTGGAGGCAGAATGATTCAACAACTGGTGCGTTATGGATTCATTGAAGAGGCCATACAACAGCTAAAACCTATGGCTGACAGAGCCGTCAAAAATAAGGGATTTTACGAATGGTATACTCCTCAGAACAAACCTGAAGGTTCAGGTACCTTCCGCGGATCAGCAGGTGTATTGTATAAGGCAATCACACTATTGGAAGAGTGGGCGGAGCAACAAAAAGTTACAGAGAAACAGTAG